Within the bacterium genome, the region ACACTACCTCGCGGCTCTCGATCGCGAACTCGACACCGATCCGACCGACACCGATTCGCCGTTCTGACGAGAAACCAGCACTCGCGCGCGACCACGGCTAGATGATCAGATTTCTACGGTTTCTCGTGATCGCCAACAGTCGTCCGCTTCCTATGTTGGAGCTACCGTGTCAGCGGACTGAAGCCCGGTAGGTGGTGTCCACGGCACCGCCTCGGGTGCCGGAAGCCGGTAGCCCAAGGCGCTGTGCGGCCTGAAACTGCTGCACTCCAGGCGCCAGCGTTCGATCAAGACCTTTGCTTCCCCGAGCGCGTAGAAGACCTGCCAATCCAGCAGCCCGTCGTGAAGCTTGCCATTGAACGATGTATCGTCCGAGGGTGGGCCTGCAGGGCAGGACAGAAATGCTGAGCGATATCAACGCAGACGAATATCGAGAACGCAGAAGGCGCGGATCACCATGGATCACATCGACTATGACATCGACCTCACCGCAGAAGAGCTGGAGCTCAAGGATGCGGCCCACACCTTTGCCAATGAGGTCTTGCGTCCGGCCGGAATCAAGATCGACAGGATGACACCGGAAAAAGCAACGGCCCGTGACTCCCCTCTGTTCGATGTCCTGCGACAGGCTGCCGAACTCGGGTTCAGCCGCATGAGTGCTCCGGAGGAAATGGGGGGCGTCAAGATGACACCCCGGGCTGCCGTGTTGGTGAACGAAGAGCTGGCGTGGGGCAACGCGGGGCTCGCCGGAGCGATCGCGTTGGCTTCCACGCATGCCACCATCGCACTTGCATTGGGGAGCAGCGAGATCGTCGATGAATTTGCGCGCCCCTTCTTTACCTGTACGGACGGCTCCATCATCGGTTGCTGGGCAGTGACGGAACCGGATCACGGCTCGGATATGCTGGGCGTCATGCAGGCGGACATGGCCGTCAAGGCGAGAGGCCAACTCATTGCCCGACCGGACGGAGAAGACTATGTCCTGAACGGGCAGAAGGCTGCCTGGGTCTCCAACGGCCCCATCGCAACTCACGCCCTTCTGAACGTCCACTTGAACCCCGATGGCAAACTGGACCAGGGGGGCATCTGCGTCTTGCCTCTCGACCTTCCGGGAGTGAGCCGGGGAGAGCCACTCGAAAAGCACGGCGTGCGCTCGATGACCCAGGGCGAGATCTTCTTCGACGACGTGCGAATTCCGAAACGTTTCATGCTGCTGGACCAGAACGCATTCGCACCCTACATGGATGCGCATCTCTCGCTCTTCAATGCAGGCGTCGGCGTTATTGCAGCGGGGTTGGCCCGAGCCTCCTATGAGGCCGCCCTGGAGTACGCAAGAGAGCGCATACAGGGCGGGAGGCCAATCATCGAGCACCAATCCGTTCGCACTCGACTCTTCAGGATGTTTACCCTGCTGCAAACCTGTCGGACCCTCTCTCGAGGGGTCTTCATCTACAACGGAACGGCGATGAAGCGCGGCGTGCCCGTGAAGCTCGAGCACTCGATCGCATCCAAGGTCTATTGCACGAACTCCGCGCTGGAAATCGCCACGCTCGCTGTACAGATCCATGGCGGAAACGGCCTGTCGAGGGAATACCCCTGCGAGATGTTCCTGCGAGATGCGATGTCGATGACGGTTGCTGATGGCGAGAACGCCTACCTGACCCAGTTGGCTGCCTCA harbors:
- a CDS encoding transposase, with the translated sequence MSCPAGPPSDDTSFNGKLHDGLLDWQVFYALGEAKVLIERWRLECSSFRPHSALGYRLPAPEAVPWTPPTGLQSADTVAPT
- a CDS encoding acyl-CoA/acyl-ACP dehydrogenase yields the protein MDHIDYDIDLTAEELELKDAAHTFANEVLRPAGIKIDRMTPEKATARDSPLFDVLRQAAELGFSRMSAPEEMGGVKMTPRAAVLVNEELAWGNAGLAGAIALASTHATIALALGSSEIVDEFARPFFTCTDGSIIGCWAVTEPDHGSDMLGVMQADMAVKARGQLIARPDGEDYVLNGQKAAWVSNGPIATHALLNVHLNPDGKLDQGGICVLPLDLPGVSRGEPLEKHGVRSMTQGEIFFDDVRIPKRFMLLDQNAFAPYMDAHLSLFNAGVGVIAAGLARASYEAALEYARERIQGGRPIIEHQSVRTRLFRMFTLLQTCRTLSRGVFIYNGTAMKRGVPVKLEHSIASKVYCTNSALEIATLAVQIHGGNGLSREYPCEMFLRDAMSMTVADGENAYLTQLAASRL